TACAATTCTTCAGAAATGATGTGTCCACCGCCTACATTGACTAAAGGAGGAAGAGCAAATCCTACAGGAATACCCTTCCTATACTTGAGTGATAATCCAGACACTGTGCTGTACGAAGTCAGAGCTTCTTACCTAGATGAATTAAGCATAGGAGAATTCCACCTTGTTGCTGAGAAAAATTCGATAAGAATTGTAGACTTCACAGAGGACACCCCACTTTTTCAGCCAGACCAAAAAATTGAAACTACAATTAAATCAAGACTATTGAGAGAGCTAATCAGCAGAGACCTCTCGAAGCCTATGAGAAGGTATGACACAGAAGTGGACTATATTCCTACTCAGTTTATATGCGAATTCATAAAGATTTATACAGGGGCAAGTGGAATTAGATTTAGTAGCTCACTGCACCCAGAAGGAAATAATATTGTGATTTTTGACCAAGATATAATGGAATGTAATAAGGTCACATTAAAAAAGGTAAGCTTGGTGAACCTAGGATCAACTGAGCTTAAATGAAAACACGAAAGCACAACAAAATGTATAGCGCATAGCTACCCTTCGGGATAGCAACGACACTATACATAGACGTTACCTTTCATAACAGGGCACATTATAGAACACATGAAAATAATCCTTTTTACCATCACCTTTTTTGTCTCACTGTCAATTAACGGACAAGGTTTACATGATCGTCACCCGGAACTATCAAAGTTTGCTAAAAATATTGATAACCAATTAGAATCATACAAATCAGTTATCCTTGAAAACGAGGAGTTTCTTGAAAATATGACGGATGGAGGAGGAATTCTAAAAGGATATTTTTCTGGGGACAAAATCGTTAAAATTGAACTTTGGGCTGGAGTTTCTAACGGCAAGCATGAATTTGACTACTATTTTAAAGATTCTGAACTGTACTATATAGTTGAGTCATTTAAGCGATATTCCTATGACGTGGATTCTGACACCTGGGACTACTCAAAAATGGACCAGGTCTTCCATGGCGACTATCTCTTCTCACCTACTTTTGATTACGAAACTATGGGGCACAACAGATTCGAAAATGACGAAATTGACCCCGAAGAGATATTAGCTGAGGAAGTAGAAAAGTATTTAACACTTTTGGACGAGAAAAGAAACGAAAGGTAACATAATATAAAAACCCATTTGCTCACCACCTTGTAGATTGTTGAGTGCTAAATAGCCCGTAATTTATGCTTGCTTTTCATAGCGAGCAATCAAGGATATTGCTTTGAGCATTTTTAGTAGTTATTGATTCTAAGCTTTTACAATTAATGAAGTGTATCAGTTTGAGGAGAAAGCATAAATTACTACTTTCAGTATTTCATAGCCTAGTATAGCCAACGCATTTTAGCCGGGCGATATCCATGATAATTTCAAGCTTTTCATCTATTTTTTATCCAATTTCTCTACATATGGTGTTCCTCGTTTAACAACCGCTACTACTCTATGTAATAATTTATTCCGAACTGCATTGATGGCACTCTTTTTCCCTTTACCTTCTTCTACTTTTCTCAAGTAATAATTCCGTAATTCCTCATGACACCTAATGGCATTCATCGAAGCCATATGTAGATGGCTTTTCAACACCTTATTGGCAAACTTAGAGGTGCCTGCTGGTGCATAAACACTTGTCCCACTCTGATACTCAAAAGGAGCTACACCACAATAGCAAGCTAATTTTCTACCATCTAGCATTCTACTAAAGCCATGGGTGTACACAATCAGATCTATTGCTAGTACTTTACCCACACTCTTTACTGAAGTGATCAACTCATATAATGCTCGTACTTCTTTATCAATACTTACCAGCTCTAACATCTTGGCCTCGACCTTTTCTATGGAATTCTTTAAACCCGTCAGTGCTTGTCTACACATGGAGCGCATTTCTCTTCCTGCTTTCTTATCAAAAGTCTCCATTTCCTTGATGGCTTTCTCCTGACTCTCTTTGCTTTTCATTAAACGAACCCTAGTTCGCATTAAGTACTGAAGCCTATCTAGGGTGGTAGACGTCAGTTGTACTAATTTAGCCTCCTTTTGATGAGTGTAAGCAAAGATGGCTATCCGCTCGGCATCGATTTTGTCCGACTTGCCTCTTACTAAGCCCATACTTCTTTTAATGTGTAAAGAAGATTCCATCCAAACTTTACAGCCTCTACTCAATAGGTATTTTACTAGATTTCTGGTATAGATTCCGGTATGTTCCATGCAGAACAAGCTTTGACTTTCCACTTCATTACCCAAGCTTTTCATCCACCGTTTCATATTCAAATAACCCTCCTTAGTGTTAGTCAACACTTTTGTTTCATACTCACCAGTCGTGGTATCAATCATGCATACGTCTAAACTCTCCTTACTTACATCAATTCCTATGATGTAAGCGTACATTGTTTGATTAAGTGACAGTTTCTTCATAATTTCATTTAATTAAATTCTAAACCTTGGTATTGGGTCCACGTGGTCAACGTTCCCTGATATCCATTTGAATCTGTAAATGAGAAGCAGTTTGCCGAATCGCCCGATAGGTCTTAATACCTGGTCAGCGCATGGTACTCAAACTGCTTCTTTTTCTTTATTAATTTAAGGATTTTATAATAAATGGAAATCTTGGAATAATGATATGGTTACAATCTAAAGGTTGGCAACCATGACCGAAAAATGAAGATTCTACTCCACTTAATAATTATTGCATTAGTCTTTTCTTGCAACGGCAAGACTGAACAGGAAAGCAAGGAAACTCGAAGTGTATCAAATCCAGCAGACTCAAGCGAACTTTCTGAGCTTCTTAAAGTAGAAAAGACACAGGCTCCTGCAAAAAAACCTACTGAATCAGAAACAAGACAAAAAACAGTGTCATTTAACTCGTTAAGATCTGAGCCATGTAATGTTAAAGTAATCCTCTACGTCCATCAGAATATTGATAGCTTGACAAAAGGTACAATTGATATGTTTTTAACGGTTTTCTCAGAGGAATGCGACAATCATGTTGAGTTTTCAGAATTCAGTCAAGAGATGATATTTGAGGTATTTAGCAAGTATCCAAAAGACGTTGCTGAACTAATAACAAAAAACAACTACGACTTGAACGCCATTACATCAGAACTTTGTTGCCCTTTACTCGACCCTGAAGTCAAGCCAATTATTAAAGATTTCGAGACTTTTGAGATTAGTAGTCCCAAAATAGATAGTATACTCATCGCACTCAATAGAGCTTTAGAATCCCAGACTAATGAATAGACGTTTGCCAACATTCTGTCATAAATCATGGCTGTTAGTAGGTTCTTGTTCCTTTGGCTCTTTGTAGAAAGCCCGTCAATACGCAGGATTGCCTTATTGGTAAAAGTTAATTTAATAAGCCAATCCTGCGGATTGCCTCGGTAGTTAACGCAAATTTTTATACTTTTAATCGGCCACGAATTTATACAGTGGCGTTAGAATCAATTGCTCCCAAATCTAAATGAATCAAAAACTCTCGAAATTTTTACTAATCCTTGGCCTTCCAATTTCCATAGCTCTCTGTTTTCGTTTCTTGTTTGGAAGCTCTTGGAATGACATTTGGTCAGTAATGACTGTTTCGTTCCTTGCTGGTCTTCCTTACCTCGTTGGTGTCATAACAATCTACTTTTCAAAGGAAGAAAACATAAAGAGTTTAGGATACCGCATTATAACGCCATGGATTCCAATTTTTGCTTTTTTCATTATCACTCTTGTTTTTTCCCTTGAAGGTTGGGCATGTTGGATTATGATTTTACCGCTATTCATGTTTTTTGCAAGCTTAGGAGGTGTAACCTGTGGGTATTTTAGACTCAGGAAACTTAAAAGGTCTAGTAAACTTCAAATCTCATTGGCATTTTTACTTCCAATTCTGATTGGACCAATTGAACATGAATTCGCTTCATCAAGATCACTTAGTCAAGCATACACTTCTATTGAAATTAATGCTACACCAGAGGCTATTTGGAAAAATGTAACACGAGTGTCGGTAATTTCTGACAAGGAACAAAACCGGTCCATCAACAGCTTTCTTGGCATACCAGAGCCAAGAAAAGCAGAATTGAATTATGAAGGAATTGGAGCAGTTCGTGAAGCCTCATTCTCTGGTGGACTGATATTCACTGAAATCGTTACCTC
This is a stretch of genomic DNA from Marivirga harenae. It encodes these proteins:
- a CDS encoding RES domain-containing protein, producing MFVCKNCFSDKELRAFIESLGKTGNCDVCNSNNIAAIELTELLDFFQEFLENFRRSDTGIPLKSKIQESWSFFSSLDSASKILNAVIGKINTEIENSSDLVDYKGEIISNYSYWNELKEIIKTERRFIPDIETIKELGWDGFFNTQYELIPDVKLYRARVHHQGGNKAYNSSEMMCPPPTLTKGGRANPTGIPFLYLSDNPDTVLYEVRASYLDELSIGEFHLVAEKNSIRIVDFTEDTPLFQPDQKIETTIKSRLLRELISRDLSKPMRRYDTEVDYIPTQFICEFIKIYTGASGIRFSSSLHPEGNNIVIFDQDIMECNKVTLKKVSLVNLGSTELK
- a CDS encoding IS110 family transposase, with translation MKKLSLNQTMYAYIIGIDVSKESLDVCMIDTTTGEYETKVLTNTKEGYLNMKRWMKSLGNEVESQSLFCMEHTGIYTRNLVKYLLSRGCKVWMESSLHIKRSMGLVRGKSDKIDAERIAIFAYTHQKEAKLVQLTSTTLDRLQYLMRTRVRLMKSKESQEKAIKEMETFDKKAGREMRSMCRQALTGLKNSIEKVEAKMLELVSIDKEVRALYELITSVKSVGKVLAIDLIVYTHGFSRMLDGRKLACYCGVAPFEYQSGTSVYAPAGTSKFANKVLKSHLHMASMNAIRCHEELRNYYLRKVEEGKGKKSAINAVRNKLLHRVVAVVKRGTPYVEKLDKK